tatccCGTTCCTTAAAgttattttccattgtttttatcCGCCCCACTTCGTCTCGTCGACTTTTAAAAACGCCCCGTCAACGCCGTTCTAAATATAATGTGATTGCACAATGTAGTCGTTCATTAATTCTAGTGACAGCCATCATCAATTTCATTCGCGATCGAACGATTTCCTCTAATTGGACGAAAAATCGATATTTGTACGAATAAAACGTTCGTTGTCACTTACTCCATTCACAGATGTGATTTGAAAGTGCCGAAGAGATGCCAATTCGAAACCGCTGCTaaggtttttatttaatttttttttatattcgaaaaTTGCGGGCGCGCATTGATTACCGCGGGGATAGCAACGCGCTCAGTAGAGTATTTTCGGTGTTTTGCTTATTAACCAAACGTATTTTGTGAGATATAGGGCTTCAAAGTTTACTCTTATTGTATTTTTCGCGATCGATGATTTTCCGCTTATCTCCCGTACTAATAAACATACGGTTTCACAAATAGGAttcaaagaaatagaaaaaaattatttcacgaatttatgttgtaaatatttataatctatTATGTACAGggtgtaaaaatttattattattattgaaattatcattACTGATATcagtatttttctaattatctcCCGAACTATTAATTTTAGACGgttctatttcaattttatagtaaaaGCGAGTaccattttacaaaaatttgtgaattgCACAATCGGTTTATCACTGGCGACTGAGATACAAGACATTAAAGTTTATCGAAATACTTAAATagacatttttctaatttatctcCCGGACTAATAAACTTAGTGTTCCATAAAATGTAGTAGCAGTTAATTTAAAAGCTGCTTAACGAATCGTGTCCATTTTTTATATCACAAATGTGCCCAGTTTATGATATACAGGGCGTCGAAGTTTTCGATTAATTTATTTCCACTATATTCGACCTTATCTCCCGAACTATTAATTATAGACGgttttatttcaactttataATAAAAGCAGGtaccattttataaaatttgtgaattgCACAAACGGATTATCACTGGCGACTGAGATACAAGACATTAAAGTTTATCGAAATACTTAAATagacatttttctaatttatctcCCGGACTAATAAACTTAGTGTTCCATAAAAAGTAGTAGcagttaatttaaaaaagttaatttaaaatatacggggcatccaaaaaaaaaatgctaaaattatttctaatctCTCATATCTCCCAAACTAATGAGCTTGGTGTTTCATGATAAGCAGTAATAGCTTAAGGAAAAAGTGCTTCACTaactatatatattttacaatataaatattctttatttatgaTACAGATggtatccaaaatttttgtttcaattcatTTTGGACATATCACCCGAACTAATAAATTTTGAGCTTCGTAAAAAGCGGTAGTAGATTGAGGAAAAGGTGCTTCACGAACTAACCGTTTTTCACACCCTAAAAATTCGTTGTTTATACTACAGAGGGAATCaaaaatttctccaatttttcaattaattttagtcATATCTCCCGAACTAAAACACTTAACGCTTCGTAAAAAGTTGTATTAGATTGAGAAAAATGTACTTCACGAATTATACGTTTTTCACACCCTAAAAATTCGTTGTTTATACTACAGAGGGAATCaaaaatttctccaatttttcaattaattttagtcACATCTCCCGAACTAATACACTTAACACTTCGTAAAAAGCGGTagtaaattgaagaaaatgtgCTTCACGAACTATACATTTTTCACAATCTGTCTATTCATTGTTTATAATACAGagggttttaaaaatttatcaactttCCTAATTAATTTTAGTCATATCACCCGAACTAATAAACTTGTAACTTCGTAAAAAGTTGTATTAGATTGAGAAAAAGGTGCTTCACGAATTATACGTTTTACACAAACTGAAAATTCGTTGCTTATAATACAGAgggttttcaaaatttatcaactttCCTAATTAATTTTAGTCATATCACCCGAACTAATAAACTTGTAACTTCGTAAAAAGTTGTATTAGATTGAGAAAAATGTGCTTCACGAATTATACGTTTTTCACACCCTGAAAATTCGTTGTTTATACTACAGAGGGAATCaaaaatttctccaatttttcaattaattttagtcACATCTCCCGAACTAATACACTCAACGCTTCGTAAAAAGCGGTAGTAGATTGAAGAAAATGTGCTTCACGAACTATACGTTTTTCACATCCTAAAAATTCGTTGTTTATAATACAGagggttttaaaaatttatcaactttCCTAATTAATTTTAGTCATATCACCCGAACTAATAAACTTGTAACTTCGTAAAAAGTTGTATTAGATTGAGAAAAATGTGCTTCACGAATTATACGTTTTTCACACCCTGAAAATTCGTTGTTTATACTACAGAGGGAATCaaaaatttctccaatttttcaattaattttagtcACATCTCCCGAACTAATACACTCAACGCTTCGTAAAAAGCGGTAGTAGATTGAAGAAAATGTGCTTCACGAACTATACGTTTTTCACATCCTAAAAATTCGTTGTTTATAATACAGagggttttaaaaatttatcaactttCCTAATTAATTTTAGTCATATCACCCGAACTAATAAACTTGTAACTTCGTAAAAAGTTGTATTAGATTGAGAAAAATGTGCTTCACGAATTATACGTTTTTCACACCCTGAAAATTCGTTGTTTATACTACAGAGGGAATCaaaaatttctccaatttttcaattaattttagtcACATCTCCCGAACTAATACACTCAACGCTTCGTAAAAAGCGGTAGTAGATTGAAGAAAATGTGCTTCACGAACTATACGTTTTTCACATCCTAAAAATTCGTTGTTTATAATACAGagggttttaaaaatttatcaactttCCTAATTAATTTTAGTCATATCACCCGAACTAATAAACTTGTAACTtcgtaaaaaaatgtattagatTGAGAAAAAGGTGCTTCACGAATTATACGTTTTTCACAAACTGAAAATTCGTTGCCTATAATACAGagggttttaaaaatttatccacttttctaattaattttgttcatatcACCCGAACTAATAAACTAATAATTCCCAATCTCCCGTACTAATAAAACAACGATTCGACACGTAGATTAAATGCTTCAAAGTTTGTGTGAATTTCAAAGttgaaattctaaaaatttctcaaaatagatTCACATTTACCATTtacgtaaataattttctttgaaattcccATTAAATATGTGACAGTCGTAACATAAACGTGTAAAATAACGTGCGGCGGCCCAATCGAAACGTATCGAGACCTATTTCCAGCACGAAAATAAATTCGAACTCtatagaattattattaaaccGTTGATATCGACGAAAAAAATTCCGATAATTGGATTTATATCGAATGTCTGATTATTTCCATTCCATCACTCAAAATAAACAAGTAAAATTGATCATGCGTAGTTAAAATTCATGTTATTTTCATTGCAGACATCGTTATAGACAATTTATGGAATTTAAAGGTAAAAATATGGAATCAAAATCGGTAACTAACAGTAACGCAAAAATCTCCGATTCTGGATACTCGAATAGTTGCAGTAATACAAATTCGCAAAGAAGGTAcattcataacctcaaatttccgCTACAACCTTCGTACAAATCGATTTTCATTCGTAATAATCGATTGTTTTTTAGCGCCAGTTCGAAATCTATACACAGCGGAAGTAATTCGAGCAGGAGCAGCGGATACTGCGGAGCCACCAATCCAGATGGAaggtaattgaaaatatttcaaaaaaaaaataaaaatttatacggAATTATTGTTGTTTTAGCGTGGATACTGGTCCGCAGCCACCGAAACGTAGCAAGgaacataaaaagaaaaaaacaaaagcgAGTATGGTTTCATCTCTTACTACCATCGCCGGATCTACTCTAATGCTTGCTCCTAGCACAAATTCCACTCAGGATAATATGAAGGAAATTGCGCCGGAGCCTCTTATAggttagtttaatttttttttcaattattactttCTAAAAAATTTGAGACGCAACAATATGTAGAAGAAGAATTAttcgaaatcaaatttttgttgcCCGAAATCGGATTCCTCGGATGCCCTTATCAAAATCCGGCCCTGTCGTCATGTTATGTTAGTCAATTCTTTCCCGGAAAACTTTTTCTATTCGAAACTTGTTCATATCACCATGTATATACAAATTTGTGTTCAATTTAAAACTGAAAAGTCGTCTCATCTTTCCGTTACTTTGAATTTTCCGTAGCacgtttattccataaaatatttaactCACTATAAGATACAGATTATTCTAAACTTGTTtatatcaccctgtatattcaaatttatgtttacAACGTCTTAATTTGAGCCGATATTTTCTAGAATtgtctttataaataattctccCTCTATTTGATATAAACTATTCTCAATTCGTTtacatcaccctgtatatacaaatttatatttaaaaacaatttcaaactaGAAAATCTTTTCATCGTCGGCTAAGTATTTCTctcattatataatttaatatcttAATTTGGAAGTAAAATCTCAAATATCAGCGAATTCATCGAAGATCTGGCAACATGCGACTAGCTAGAATGTAACATGCCGAGATATATGTATACAAATCATAtggttaatattaaagatagagagagagagagagagagtttgTTCGAATAGGCCCGAGAGTTACTGATAGAGAAAGAATATCTCTCTCTACCGTATTTTGATTGGATTGCCATGACGTTGATTATAATTGCGGGAGTGGCCAACTAATACTCTTTCTCTCTCGTACATTATTACACTCATATGTcgctctctctatctttaataataaCTTATGATACAGACATTTTTCGTTTTCTGAGAATTCTGTCGGGACCACGAATTGGAGTGATTTGAacgaataatttatattaattgtatCGTGCAACGTGGCAGCTGATCTTGAAAAATGACCTCGTGTTAGAGCGATGTTGCCAAATATCCgtgttattttatatactttttcaagcCGAGATATTAATATTCTGGGTCGTTCCTGAGTTAATCAAGATGGTACTTCgagtaaaaaatattagatttgaaattaattgttacAGGAATCGATGTGGCTCTACCTTTAACTGCACCCGAAGATCCAATCGTTAACGAAACCATCAATAAAACCGACTCTGACATTAAGTCCTGCCCTGATATATTACAAACAGATATTGTTACAGGTAATAGCTTCGATTAGatcaacatttaaaaaaaaaaaatatactctCATCACATCCAACCCTGTACGTTCTACTCCTTCACATAACCACCATATTGTACAATGGGAAACTTGTGGCTATTACCCCATACATCGTATTGTTTTTTTTCTGcaaaactaataataaacaCGTCGACTGCCGTGTTAAAAATAACGTTAATTTATTTCGACAGTTAATACGACGCCACCCTGTACGACGTTTCACAGCGACCCGGCTATCAACGTCAATAAAAATGccgaagaaaaagaaaatctaCAACCGGAAGTTGAAGTTGAACcggaaaataaaactaaatctaATAAAGTTTATACGTACCGACCCGAGGTgatttattaaacaattaaatattttttcacgttttttttttttttaattttatttttattccaggACGGTTTTTGTTGCGTTATATCTATGTACGACGGCGTGGTATTATACACGACGCCCAGTTTGACTACAGTACTGGGTTTCCCAAAAGATATGTGGTTGGGACGGTCTTTTATTGATTTCGTCCATCCCAAAGACAGAGAGACCTTTTCCAGTCAAGTTACTACCGGTGTCGCTATACCTCTGGTCAATTCGGAAGGGAAATACAAAGGTAAGCGATACGTATACCGGATGTCCTCCTTTAAATACTCAATTCGTCGtaaatttaaagtttttttacgGGGACGTTCggtatattcaaaaattcgtaTTGTTATGTTGACAGATTACAAGAATTGCCTATACGTATGCCTCAGGAGATACAGGGGATTGAAATCATCGGGATTCGGTGTTGTTGATAAGGCAGTTTCCTATCAAGCTTTCCAATTAACCGtgaaattcaaacatttttccGACGCTTCGGAAACAAAAACTTTGGAAATTAACAGCGGCATGTTCCTGGTCGTAGCTGCCGTACCAGTTTATTCTTCGTATAAAGGTAAGCGtgtcaaaaaatacttttttgggacacactgtatattaattGACATCGACATTTGACGTATTGCCGTCGATGAAAGCTATCGGACAGAATGactttgacaattgacagttgttattaaaattttaacaagaaatttgtAGTAATAAATTTGGCAACGCTGCAACTTATTAACTCGGATATTAGAATTCTTTTTCGGGGTAAAGCGATCGAAAACATTGAATTGTCTTAAAATGAcgtcattttgaaaatttccaaaaggaAATATGACCTCCGACGCTGCTATAGTATTTTTTACAATCTAAAAAAAATGCCTTCACTACAAAAGACCTATTTATTGCAAGGGCATTGTACAGGGTCGCACAATGAAACATAATCCGacactaacctaacctaaactctCACGTTGATATTACATTTCTTATACCCCTCGTACTTACACATCTGAGAGAGAATGTTGATATAAAAATCCATTATTTCgattagatatttaattttgggactttatttttgttgtagtgCCAGAAGAAAAACGAGAATCGCCAAAATTTGGTATGAGACATACCGCATCTTGTATATTTAGCCACGTGGATCCGGATGTGGTAACAAATTTCGGTTTTTTACCGCAAGATATGTTAGGAAGAtcgattttcgatttttatcatCCGGAAGATATGCCTTTTCTCAAAGAAATATACGAATCTGGTAAGTCTAGacaaagatatttataaaaatatttctagagattcaaaaaaaaacttaatttggCAACGTCGCAATATTGTTTAATAGACTTACTGGTAAAAGTTTCTCCTTTcatcaataagaaaaaatttcaaaaacgtaCAAATATTCAAAAGTGTCAATATCTATTGAAtagccctcgtatattaaatagtatatttACGCAGTGgataattttattgtaacaaAAAGCAAAATTGGCAAATGAAACTACCGtgggaaattattgaaaaaaaccgattataataaaacttgaattAGAAGATTTGTTATACCGGGTGAGTCAGAAAGTGTTTCCAAAttcagataattttttaaataattttcttcgcaattattttaataaaactccGTTATCAATTAATGTTGAATTAAACGGCAACGTTACGGGGGCGTTCCAAAAAGTAAATACGTTTTGGGTTTAAATGTATTTTACGTATTTCAGTGATGAGAATGTGCCAAATAAATGGATCAGTATATCGAAGTAAACCTTATAGATTCGCAGTACAAAACGGCACGTTCGCGAAAGTCGAGACGGAATGGTCGAGTTTCATCAACCCTTGGTCCAGAAGTTTGGAATTTGTTATAGGATTTCATAGAGTTATAGaggtaaaaaaaaaaaaatcactagaatCCTAATCTGGTTTATACGGAGTATAGATAAAAAGGGGACATTGgcgtatttataaatatttttttgtaattattcaggGACCAATCAATCCCGATATTTTCGAGCCGCCACAAATCGAAATAACGAAATTGGTATCAGAAGAAGTTGTTAAACAAAGCAAAATTATCAAAGGAgaaattttactattattaaatAAGGTAATTAAAACGTATTACTCATATTTACATATTAGTCTGTtggtaaaatattaaaaattcgtAAATTCTTACTTAACCGAATGCTTTTTGCGAATCAATAAAGCCGCCTGCTTTTATTCGAACTAAAATGACTTATTCCTCGctatttttttgtgtaaattcattctatacaaaatatttttaattttgatataaattttttttaattttcaggaATTGCCTCGGCCCAACGAGGCGGTAAAACACGAGGTATCCAGGCGATGTAAACACCTCGCGAATTTTATGGAATCTCTAATGGACGAAGtgaaaaaaacgaatttagAATTAGACTTACCACAAGAAATTGATCCTACCATCTCGgtaagtttgaaaaaaatggtaagtttgtttttttcagtttttttttttcggctTCCAACAAGAAACTTAACAAAATCGCCGAAGGATTTGGGTTAACATtaacatttaataaatttaaaatcagtCTCATCAATTTCTCATAATTTGGGAAATAGGGATACATTTGGCAACAgcgcttttttttatttctaacttcatttatcaatattcaaataaccTCAATAATCTATAATTAAcgaactatttttaaataactaatttGCATGGCACTTATTAAATCATAACCAAACTtttcagtttaatttttaagacttatttaataaattgttttcagGAACGCGACTCTGTTATGTTGGGTGAAATATCACCGTATCACGATTACTGCGATAGTAAATCGTCTTCCGAAACGCCCCCTAGCTACAATCAACTGAATTACAATGAGAATTTACAGAGGTTCTTCCAAAGTAAACCCATAACTACGGTTTCCGAGGAAAGCGGCAATGGCGTACAAAAAGATATAGACGTCGAAGTCAAAGTTTCACAAGAAAATGAACGgtaagaattttatatttaaatttaattaagttAGGTTTTAGGTTACGTGAAATCGTTTCacgaaatattcaattaatttttttccaggAAATGTCTTTCTTCAATACAAAACAGTGGTACTTCTCGAAGCGACAGCGCTGGAAATTTGAGTTCCGTCAGTAATCCAAATATTGAAAGCGGAACCATCAATACCAACACGTCTAACGGAGATTCTTATATATCGCCCTTGTTAACGGAATCTCTACTCGTCAAGTAAGTAATCgatcaaatttttgattaaaaataactacGAACGATATCTAATAAGAATCACTCTGTATGTTAACGAAATTGAAAAGATCTTTTCGTTCACCACTCGTATTAGTCGTAATGTTAAAAGTatacagaaaattttaatagaaaataattgtacttaaataaaatttggacgaatctatatttaaaaataaaaagttgcttttaaaatactgaaaatgttaacttactttttatttacaatCGGCGGCCATTTTGtaaaactatttatatattataatgacACAGATATAGTTGTATTATTACACTGATGAACCCACATATAAAAACACGACATCTATTTAAACACATTcacttcaataaataaaatataataaatataaaaatcgaaagaattatcaaatatacaccaacaaataaaattaccaCGACGATGAATCACCAACAAGCAGAAGTAAAATCACTGTAGTAGTGTTACCAACATAAAATCTACAGCAGTTAccaacttattttttatttaagctAACAGAGCCATCTGGGGAAACGTGAAACAAAAGTATTACACATTGACCTTGAACCGTCTCGCAGGAGAACGATCGATTATATTA
This genomic interval from Diorhabda sublineata isolate icDioSubl1.1 chromosome 7, icDioSubl1.1, whole genome shotgun sequence contains the following:
- the LOC130447140 gene encoding period circadian protein isoform X9, with product MVSSLTTIAGSTLMLAPSTNSTQDNMKEIAPEPLIGIDVALPLTAPEDPIVNETINKTDSDIKSCPDILQTDIVTVNTTPPCTTFHSDPAINVNKNAEEKENLQPEVEVEPENKTKSNKVYTYRPEDGFCCVISMYDGVVLYTTPSLTTVLGFPKDMWLGRSFIDFVHPKDRETFSSQVTTGVAIPLVNSEGKYKGKRYVYRMSSFKYSIRRKFKVFLRGRSVYSKIRIVMLTDYKNCLYVCLRRYRGLKSSGFGVVDKAVSYQAFQLTVKFKHFSDASETKTLEINSGMFLVVAAVPVYSSYKVPEEKRESPKFGMRHTASCIFSHVDPDVVTNFGFLPQDMLGRSIFDFYHPEDMPFLKEIYESVMRMCQINGSVYRSKPYRFAVQNGTFAKVETEWSSFINPWSRSLEFVIGFHRVIEGPINPDIFEPPQIEITKLVSEEVVKQSKIIKGEILLLLNKELPRPNEAVKHEVSRRCKHLANFMESLMDEVKKTNLELDLPQEIDPTISVSLKKMERDSVMLGEISPYHDYCDSKSSSETPPSYNQLNYNENLQRFFQSKPITTVSEESGNGVQKDIDVEVKVSQENERKCLSSIQNSGTSRSDSAGNLSSVSNPNIESGTINTNTSNGDSYISPLLTESLLVKHNEDMEKIMLKRHREHRSTIKDNKKVHNKNNLEDRNVSDKNEQFCPEYAHGVKRSGTHSQDGENHKISKHKHQSCGATNYKEEPAAASPVKPINIQSQQTTTTLFCTEQPMYQSGLNDINLWPPFSVTVTTNTHTNAANTALENPALPASLSTGVYPLYYIPTAHQRTIPGHFNDTILHGSRYQVQYMPANMIYNYNNALYPTSPFICPTVPMVPLPMVPPPINSINPTADVRPLNQMQSLNDITNPGCVPVVSEHKPNMPSTPLPTHTPHTPQQFQRPASQATSVKAEPGSVMGSIASASGANKALSECSRKDLWLQSPLVSPPDGETELYVQNKISEPAVINQPTQFRNNIVNNTDESSSCYSSSYWSFLKTDGGSGSNDDSNVTENKSNKYEENTWKGRKNCPIRKKEPPWLESVDVSPDLVYRYQMVFRDLEDILEADLNCLKEISQPVLVNDQLNQLYIDMELEGLSKKLALDEGITSSSSSDENFISISKSKKKRKSYNSLMMIYEENAPLPSPVKRYN